A stretch of DNA from Arachis hypogaea cultivar Tifrunner chromosome 19, arahy.Tifrunner.gnm2.J5K5, whole genome shotgun sequence:
TCATGATTTTATAGTTGCCAATTTTGTCTTAATTTGTTTGCAAACTCGTTGCAGACGTTGCTACTTGCTGTTACAAAagaaaattcttttctttttaattttcctcACCTGTCTGTTTAAAATATATATGGAATCTGGGCCAAGCTGTTCTCATGATACTGGTTTTCCCCGGAATCTGCAGGTTGTTCTGTGAATTTCGAGTTCGCGAATTACTCAATAATCACAAGCAAATGCAAAGGACCCAATTATCCACCTAAAGAATGTTGTGGGGCATTCAAAGAATTTGCATGCCCTTACGCCGATGTGTTGAATGATTTACAGAATGATTGCGCTTCAACCATGTTCAGTTATATTAATCTCTATGGACAATACCCTCCTGGCCTCTTTGCTAGTGAGTGCCGTGAAGGGAAGGAAGGTCTTGCCTGTCCTGCATTGCCGCCATCGGCATCTTCTGATGATACAGCAAATCAAGTTATACATAAGCCATCTCTACTGCTGATGATCACAACctgctttttaattttgttactcTGATGTTTCAGTTGCtaattttcattcattttttttataccaACATGATTGTGCTAGAGCTCAAAACATTAGCATGCAATCGGATTAGTCTCCCCCTTTTCGGTTTTACAGTTCCATGTAGTAAGCTCTGCTGTATGCGAGTGTTGGTAACTAATTGCAAGCTTGCTTGGGACTTGTATATTGTCTGAAAAGGAATGTGCCTACTCATATCTTTTTATTCGGGTTATTTATTTGTaactaggtattttttttttccgcCGTGAAACATTTGCAGTAGAATATGCATGTGTGAAGACCAAAACCAAATTGTTTGACAAGTTGTATGTGATTTGTGAACTACTACTCTTTGGATTTTCCTAGAAGATGTGCGCAGTGCGCAACATACTTAACATCTTAGGAAGAAAAACTGAATTTTCTTTTGGTTCTATAGTTAATTTGAGAGAATCATGAACTCAACTTTTCTTATTAGGGTGTTATTGTTAAACCCAGAAATGTTAATGATCAGTCACGGATTTAGGAGACATGTATAGGCTGTTGCCCTCCGTAATTTTTAAACAGTTATGGTTTTCTAATTATTGCAACATGAAATGAAaagtttatactttttttcttttgctaAGACATTGCATTGTGAAGGTATGAAATTGAGAAATTTTTATCAGCATCTATTAATCAAAAATGCTAAAAGACCAAACTATTTGttgcttttttattattattaggtttaattattttgttgattgttatagGTTcaccaaatttataattaagtttctaattattttttcttttttctaattgGATCTTTacacaatttttaattttacaattagGTCCTTATCAGTCTAAAAAATGTTAGGGCTAATAGAATATCTCTTCGTAAATTGAAGGTTCCTACAATCAAGaatttaattagatctttgattacGTATATTTTTTGAGGGATATTCTGCTAATTTTAACTTTTTGACACGAAAatgacctaattacaaaattaaaagtagtgtatagacctaattaaaagaaaaaaaaatataaaaacctaactataaatttagtaaaactataaaaactaacagaataattaaattttattattattattattattattattattattattattattatcaaaaaaGAGCCACATcactaataaaaagtaaaaataaggaAGAATGGACAAAATTACACCTGAAAGTTCACACGCTGGATACAAATACACTTCAATCTTTTAATGAGTCACGCGTGCACAGTAATTATACACTCCAGCGGACACATTCACCCTTCCGGCCATCAGCGTGTGGCGTCGTTAGTTTGAGTGGACACGTGACTCTCTTTACTCCTTGCTGGCACCTTTAGTTGAGTGAGCTGTCCATTTAGTGCCAactcaaaaaaaatcttttattttaatgattaattaaacaaaattaaggCTGAACCCTTCGTTCTCTTTTATCTTCAGAAAGAAGATGCTCTGTATTGAAATCCTAACACAGAGACCAATAACTAAGAACATGGGCTTACTCCAGGAAAAATCGAGCTCTTTATCCCTAAATTGTGGCAACGTTGTTAGTGGCAGATCTTCGTtattaaggaacaagaagaagaagaagtttgacTACAACAATGGCAAGTGTTTGCACGGAATTGAAGCTGTGGTACTTAAGTCTGGAACAGAGTGGAATCCGGACAGATTGTTTCTTGGATGTCCTTTGTGGGAGGTAGGTTTCGAAATTGCGTTGCTTCTTGTTATTGGCGTTAGGTTTTCATCTATTTGTTTCCTTCACCTCTCCTCCGATTGTTGTCTCAAATTTTCAGAGTGCTGAACATCGATGTGAGTATTTTGTTTGGCTGGACGAAGttgaaggaaaaacaaaaaaaaaagtggagACAGAGGTTGAATCTAAAGAAAGGTCATTGAAACAATCATACCAGAAGATGAACGAGCTTACAGAGTATGCCACAAAATTGGAAGAAGATGTGCAACAATTACAGAAGACAGTGAATCTGATTAGGGGTGAAATAAAGTGTATTAAGAATATGGTTATGGGCATTTGTCTGGGGTTGAAATTTTGTGTATTATGGATTTTTAGGATATATGCTCAGAAGTGAGGATCATGTGTAATCATTTTAaaagttgcattgaataaatggaagaaaaaaagctctgtgttcttgTGAATTACATATTGTAATTGGTGTAACATCAACCATTGACAACTAAAGAAATGTAAACATGTGTAAATTAGGGACAAAACAAGCAATTGTCAAATTCATGAGTACTGACTCTGACTCATAACCAAGCTAACTCATTGTTATTGTAAAGACAGATAATAATATCCAACAACTTCTTTTCAATTAGAAATTTCTGCTTCATTGTAATAACAAAATAGTCAGAGTAGTGATTATAATCACCGAGTTTTCAAATAAGGCAGAAATACCTAATTAAGAGGCAAAGTCACAACGTATATAATATATCACATACTACCAAACACCAAAAAAGACAAAAGTTTATGATGCTAAACAAAACAACCTTGTCCACCTAGTTGTTCAAATAGCCtaataaacaaaaaacaaaacatgCACAGCAGTGTTCATCCTGGGTCCTATGTATCTGTTGCAGACCCTTGCATGGCCCACCTCCACTTGGGCCACCTTGGTCAATTGGTGCAGCTGGACCATTGGTTCTCCCAAGAACTCCTCTTGGGACCAGTTTTGATGGTCTTGGACCAGGCTTTGGTTGTTGTCTCATACTTGGGGTTGGCATAAActgttgaaacctctccctcatTGATGGGCTTGTAGCATTCATGGTTTCAGTTGAGACCATAGGGTTAGATTTGGGTCTTGGAGCTGTAGCAGCATCATTAGCTTTCTGTTGTTGGGGTGCATTAGTTGGAAGGTTTTCTTGGGGTGGTGGTGGCTGTGCAGGATTTTCAGTTGGAGGAGCAGCTTCCTCTGCTTCCATAGCTGCTACCTCATCAGCCATATTAGCCTGCTTTTTTTGACAACTCCTACTATTGTAGCCACTCTACAACATATAAACATTGTTGGTGTAAATATAACATTATGAGTGAGTTCTAGAAACAATACATAAAACATGATATTCATACCTCACCACAGTAATTGCAAATTATTGTTCTATATCTCCTTTTAAGCTTATGTGGGTTAGGGTTTGGTCTTGcctcatttttcttctttcttctcttttttgttgGTCTGCCAATAGGTGTCTTATAATGAGGGGGCAGTAGAGGATATCCTTCAACCTTATCCCAAAATTCTTTACTTGGTACAGGGTTGATGTTATGTTGATATGCTGAGTTATATGCAGCCATTCCCAGCCAATTATGAATCTGATCTTCTGGCCTACGATCCCTCAGAGCAAGTGCTGCACAAGCATGTCTTCAAGGCAAGCCTCTGAGCTGCCAAAATCTACAGGTGCACTTTTGATTTCCCAAGTCCACAGTTACTTTAGTAGGATGCTTCTCAACCTCATATATTTTTCCATTGTCATCCCCTTCCCATGTGGGAGTCCATTTGTtgctttcttccttctctctctcaaGCCTActaagctgtcttggtgcaaccGAACCAACATAGCTACTAAGAGACTTTTTGTTCCTTGCCATAACCCTCATGATATGCATTCTGATTTTCTTTAACATTGTGATGATTGGCTTGCCTCTGTACTTGAGAATCTTTCCATTGAAGGTCTCATAGTTGTTGTTGGTCACATTGTCCACCTTCGGCCACTCAATGAAATGTGTCTTTGTCCAAGTCTTTAGGTCAAGTCTATCTAAGTATTCCCAGGCAACAGTGTTGATTCCGTTTAACCTCATCATTACAGCCTCAAACTCATTAACAGTGGTGGCTCTACAATATTCCCAGACTGCTCTTTTCAACTGTTTATCCTTCCACCTTTTAGTGAAGTTACCCCAAATGTGCATTGCACAAAAACGATGGCATAACTTGCTCCATGGCTGGTATGAGACCTTACAGTCAcacaaacaacaacaattaacaaGTTCAGTGAGCCAAATGAACtagaaaacaacaacaattaacaaTTACCTTCTGTTGGTCACTAATGAAGTTCCAACCATGCACCCTATAGTTCCCCAAATTATGATGCAAGAGTTCTAGAAACCATCTCCATTTATCTCTTGTCTCAGAGTCAACAACCGCATACGCAATGGGAAAGATCTACTTGTTAGCATCTTGTCCCACTGCTGTAAGCAACTGGCCACCGTAATACCCTTTTAGGAATGTACCATCCAGTCCAATAAATGGTCTGCAACCTTGTATGAATCCTTGTTTGCAAGAATCAAAACATATATAGTCTCTTGAAAATCGGGAAGGAATCAGGCATAGGGGTAGTGTCCATGTCAATAGTTGCTCCTGGGTTAGCTGTCAACAGGGCAAAAATGTAATCCCTCAACTCATCATACTGCTCCCTCTCTGAACCCTCAATATTCTCCCTTGCCTTCTTCATTGCTCTCTGTATCTTCTTGTAGTTAATGGTTACATTGAACTCCCTCCTAAACCATGCCTCAGCTTCAGCAGTTTTAAAGTCCCTTTGGTCCCTCAACTTCTCCTCCAGTTGTTCAATAACCCACTTTCTATCAGCTGATTTGTTGGTGTGGCTTCTTGCACAAACATGTTGGTTGACAAACGTCTTTACTTGAAAGCTCTTTGGTTCATTAGACCTTGAATAGTAGATAGTCCAAGGACAGTTGGCTTCATAATAAATTTCCTTACACTTCATAGGTTCCACTCGGCTAAACATGATACTCCTTTCAATTTGTATATTGAACTTCCTAAATGCTCTTTTAAATTGGTCCATATTTTCGAATTCCATCCCCAGCTCTAAATGTACTGAGCC
This window harbors:
- the LOC112752078 gene encoding GPI-anchored protein LLG1 — protein: MAMPFNHPLSLSCAILLFMSLSVSAVSLSDTIFDSQAHTARHLLQAKRGCSVNFEFANYSIITSKCKGPNYPPKECCGAFKEFACPYADVLNDLQNDCASTMFSYINLYGQYPPGLFASECREGKEGLACPALPPSASSDDTANQVIHKPSLLLMITTCFLILLL